From the Rhodothalassiaceae bacterium genome, one window contains:
- a CDS encoding multidrug efflux MATE transporter NorM, giving the protein MWRAELRELWRLALPAIGSRLGLIGLGFVDTVLVGRFATRELAALSLANRAAVLVLIVVSIGLLMGVIVATAQSHGRGDPAATGRVWRRSMPYAFALGLLMAAVAAASPLWMPALAGDEALVARAARLAQILAIGIPGHLLFFTCGAFLEGIKRPVVPMTILALANLLNLLLDWVLIYGLAGLPALGAEGAAWASTILRWTMAAAAAGYILLAPSMRPFAVRQAGREPWRAWAHQRALGYASAVSIAAEVGAFAGLALIAERLGAAVLAGQEIAINLLTLPFMLAVGLGSASAVTVGAARGRGDQAAARRFGLLGLFSSMAAAGAAGLVIAALAEPLFFLHSRDAALAAITIPALLLIAAIAPFDGGQATISMALRGLGETWWPTAIQMFSYLGVMLPLAILLALDAGRGLVGLMEAVLAASVVSVLLQTLRFLRAAAR; this is encoded by the coding sequence ATGTGGCGTGCGGAGCTCAGGGAACTGTGGCGGCTGGCGCTGCCCGCGATCGGCTCGCGGCTCGGGCTCATCGGTCTCGGCTTCGTCGACACCGTGCTCGTCGGCCGCTTCGCCACCCGCGAGCTGGCCGCGCTCTCGCTCGCCAATCGCGCGGCGGTGCTCGTGCTCATCGTCGTCTCGATCGGACTGCTGATGGGGGTGATCGTCGCCACCGCCCAGAGCCACGGCCGCGGCGATCCGGCGGCGACGGGGCGCGTATGGCGGCGCAGCATGCCCTACGCCTTCGCCCTCGGGCTCCTGATGGCGGCGGTGGCCGCGGCCTCGCCGCTGTGGATGCCGGCGCTGGCGGGCGACGAGGCGCTCGTTGCGCGCGCCGCGCGACTCGCCCAGATCCTGGCGATCGGCATTCCGGGCCACCTGCTGTTCTTCACCTGTGGCGCGTTTCTGGAGGGCATCAAGCGCCCCGTCGTGCCGATGACGATCCTGGCGCTCGCCAATCTGCTCAATCTTCTGCTCGACTGGGTGCTCATCTACGGCCTCGCCGGGCTGCCGGCGCTGGGGGCCGAGGGCGCGGCCTGGGCGTCGACGATCCTGCGCTGGACGATGGCGGCGGCCGCGGCCGGCTACATCCTGCTCGCACCCTCCATGCGCCCGTTTGCGGTGCGGCAGGCCGGCCGCGAGCCCTGGCGCGCCTGGGCGCACCAGCGCGCGCTGGGCTACGCCTCGGCGGTCTCGATCGCCGCCGAGGTCGGCGCATTCGCCGGGCTCGCGCTGATCGCCGAGCGGCTGGGCGCGGCGGTGCTCGCCGGCCAGGAGATCGCGATCAACCTGCTCACCCTGCCCTTCATGCTGGCGGTGGGGCTGGGTTCTGCGAGCGCGGTGACCGTGGGTGCGGCGCGCGGGCGCGGCGACCAGGCGGCCGCACGCCGCTTCGGGCTGCTGGGGCTGTTCAGCAGCATGGCGGCGGCGGGCGCGGCCGGGCTCGTCATCGCCGCCCTCGCCGAGCCCCTGTTCTTTCTGCATTCGCGTGACGCCGCGCTGGCCGCCATCACCATTCCGGCGCTGCTGCTGATCGCCGCGATCGCGCCCTTCGACGGCGGCCAGGCCACCATCTCGATGGCGCTGAGAGGTCTCGGCGAGACCTGGTGGCCGACGGCGATCCAGATGTTCTCCTATCTCGGGGTCATGCTGCCGCTCGCGATCCTGCTGGCGTTGGACGCCGGCCGCGGCCTCGTCGGCCTGATGGAGGCGGTGCTGGCCGCGAGCGTCGTCTCGGTGCTGCTGCAGACGCTCCGCTTCCTGCGCGCGGCGGCGCGCTAA
- a CDS encoding 3-methyladenine DNA glycosylase, with translation MTVAEIDPHDPAAFAELARRDPRVAAALARHGVPAPRRRPADLRTLARIIVGQQVSARAAATIWGRLEAAAGGAVTAQTILGLGDEAMRRAGLSRQKRRYLRALAEAVAAGRLDPGALGDLPDEEVIAALTALPGFGVWSAQMYLIFALARPDVWPAADLGVRSGLQLILGLAARPQLHEADALAGPFRPLRSALALLAWHVLHNEPA, from the coding sequence ATGACGGTGGCCGAAATCGATCCGCATGATCCCGCGGCCTTCGCGGAACTGGCGCGGCGCGATCCCCGCGTGGCGGCGGCGCTCGCCCGCCACGGCGTGCCGGCACCCCGCCGCCGGCCCGCGGATCTGCGCACGCTGGCGCGCATCATCGTCGGCCAGCAGGTCTCGGCGCGGGCGGCGGCCACCATCTGGGGGCGGCTCGAGGCGGCGGCCGGCGGCGCCGTGACGGCGCAGACGATCCTCGGCCTCGGTGACGAGGCGATGCGGCGTGCGGGCCTGTCGCGCCAGAAGCGGCGCTATCTGCGCGCGCTCGCCGAGGCGGTGGCGGCGGGCCGGCTCGATCCCGGCGCACTCGGCGACCTGCCCGATGAGGAGGTGATCGCGGCGCTGACGGCGCTGCCCGGCTTCGGCGTCTGGTCGGCGCAGATGTATCTCATCTTCGCGCTGGCGCGGCCCGACGTCTGGCCGGCCGCCGATCTCGGGGTGCGCAGCGGGTTGCAGCTGATCCTCGGGCTCGCGGCGCGGCCGCAGCTCCATGAAGCCGACGCATTGGCCGGGCCCTTCCGGCCGCTGCGCAGCGCGCTCGCGCTGCTGGCCTGGCACGTGCTCCACAACGAACCGGCCTGA
- a CDS encoding enoyl-CoA hydratase: MGEDAGTGMLRCHRDGPVAHVEINNPDRANALAAAFWAELPRLVARLDADTGVRAIVISGAGRHFTAGIDLAIFREFAPDPAADPARLRERLHRRIREMQATFTALERCRKPVIAAIHGACLGAGVDMVTACDIRIAARDAFFAIQEINIGMVADVGTLQRAPHLLPHGILRELAFTGRRMGAEEAHRWGFVNAVHETKEAALQAAMAMAREIASKSPLAVAGTKTVLNHARDHAVEDGLAFVAAWNAGMLIGADIMKGAAAALSGGTPAFDDLME; this comes from the coding sequence ATGGGCGAGGACGCCGGCACCGGCATGCTGCGCTGTCACCGCGATGGGCCGGTCGCCCATGTGGAGATCAACAATCCGGACCGCGCCAATGCCCTCGCGGCCGCCTTCTGGGCCGAGCTGCCGCGGCTCGTCGCGCGGCTCGATGCCGACACGGGCGTGCGCGCGATCGTGATCTCGGGCGCCGGCCGGCATTTCACCGCCGGCATCGACCTTGCGATCTTCCGGGAATTCGCGCCCGATCCCGCGGCCGATCCGGCGCGGCTGCGCGAGCGGCTCCATCGCCGCATCCGCGAGATGCAGGCGACCTTCACGGCGCTCGAGCGCTGCCGAAAGCCCGTGATCGCGGCGATCCACGGCGCCTGCCTCGGCGCCGGCGTCGACATGGTGACCGCCTGCGACATCCGCATCGCCGCGCGCGACGCCTTCTTCGCCATCCAGGAGATCAACATCGGCATGGTCGCCGACGTCGGCACGCTGCAGCGGGCGCCGCATCTGCTTCCCCACGGCATCCTGCGCGAGCTCGCCTTCACCGGCCGGCGGATGGGGGCGGAGGAGGCGCATCGCTGGGGCTTCGTCAACGCCGTGCACGAGACGAAGGAGGCGGCGCTCCAGGCGGCGATGGCGATGGCGCGCGAGATCGCATCCAAAAGCCCGCTTGCGGTCGCCGGCACCAAGACGGTGCTGAACCACGCCCGCGACCATGCGGTCGAAGACGGGCTCGCCTTCGTCGCGGCCTGGAACGCGGGCATGCTGATCGGCGCGGACATCATGAAGGGGGCGGCCGCGGCGCTCTCCGGCGGCACCCCCGCCTTCGACGATCTGATGGAGTAG
- a CDS encoding ferredoxin: MPRVIVTDLSGRTKEITPEVGETLMEAIRDAGFDDLQAICGGCCSCATCHVYVDEAWLERLPPQSEEEYELVSETESYRPNSRLSCQIELTDELDGLKVTIAPSL; this comes from the coding sequence ATGCCGCGGGTGATCGTGACCGATCTGTCCGGACGCACGAAGGAGATCACGCCGGAGGTGGGCGAGACGCTGATGGAGGCGATCCGGGATGCCGGCTTCGACGATCTGCAGGCGATCTGCGGGGGCTGCTGCTCCTGCGCGACCTGCCATGTCTATGTCGACGAGGCCTGGCTCGAGCGCCTGCCGCCGCAGAGCGAGGAGGAATACGAGCTCGTGAGCGAGACGGAGAGCTACCGGCCGAATTCGCGCCTGTCCTGCCAGATCGAGCTCACCGACGAACTCGACGGGCTCAAGGTCACCATCGCGCCGAGCCTCTAG
- a CDS encoding 2-nitropropane dioxygenase, producing the protein MAIRTPICDLLGIAHPVLLAGMGGVSYAEVVAAVSAAGGFGTLGMAGRTPEEIRAEMRRVKELTDRPFGVDLLAALPEQMEAAADVIIEEGAKAFVSGLGVPAGLVRRFHDAGIIVMSMCGKVAHAVKAAEAGVDVVIAQGTEGGGHTGRVATMALVPQVVDAVDIPVLAAGGIFDGRGLAAALALGAQGVWMGTRFIASEEAHAAAAYKQRLLTAREDETVITRCYSGKPMRVIRNPYVEKWEKTPERIQPFPMQVMVSAREGVINAITGVREPVDPARDCLPAGQGVGALHEILPAGEIVRRTVAEAEEVIRRMAALVA; encoded by the coding sequence ATGGCGATCCGAACCCCGATCTGCGATCTGCTCGGCATCGCGCATCCGGTGCTGCTCGCCGGCATGGGCGGCGTCTCCTATGCGGAGGTGGTCGCCGCGGTATCGGCGGCCGGCGGCTTCGGGACGCTGGGCATGGCGGGACGCACGCCGGAGGAGATCCGCGCCGAGATGCGCCGCGTCAAGGAGCTGACCGACCGGCCCTTCGGCGTCGATCTGCTCGCCGCGCTGCCCGAGCAGATGGAGGCGGCGGCCGACGTGATCATCGAGGAGGGCGCGAAGGCCTTCGTCTCGGGTCTCGGGGTTCCCGCCGGCCTCGTCCGGCGCTTCCACGACGCCGGCATCATCGTCATGAGCATGTGCGGCAAGGTCGCCCATGCCGTGAAGGCGGCCGAGGCCGGCGTCGACGTCGTCATCGCCCAGGGCACCGAAGGCGGCGGCCACACCGGCCGGGTCGCGACCATGGCGCTGGTGCCGCAGGTGGTGGACGCGGTGGACATTCCGGTGCTCGCGGCCGGCGGCATCTTCGACGGCCGCGGGCTTGCCGCAGCCCTCGCCCTCGGCGCCCAGGGCGTGTGGATGGGCACGCGCTTCATCGCAAGCGAGGAGGCCCATGCCGCGGCCGCCTACAAGCAGCGGCTGCTCACCGCCCGCGAGGATGAGACGGTCATCACCCGCTGCTATTCCGGCAAGCCGATGCGGGTGATCCGCAATCCTTACGTCGAGAAATGGGAGAAGACGCCGGAGCGCATCCAGCCCTTCCCGATGCAGGTGATGGTCTCGGCCCGGGAGGGCGTGATCAACGCGATCACGGGCGTGCGCGAGCCCGTCGATCCCGCGCGCGACTGCCTGCCCGCCGGCCAGGGGGTCGGCGCGCTGCACGAGATCCTGCCCGCCGGCGAGATCGTCCGGCGCACGGTGGCCGAGGCCGAAGAGGTGATCCGGCGCATGGCGGCGCTGGTGGCCTGA
- a CDS encoding NADP-dependent oxidoreductase, translated as MAEKAQVWVIAKRPGGGPVGEEHFRLEEREVGEPGPGEVKVRVRWLGFDPAQRSWMDNLADYVAPTEVGGVMPGNAVAEVVSSGDPRFAPGDLVVGLIGWQTLAVVPARILRKIPDGVPPTATLGILGITGLTAYFGLMRIGRPAAGETLVVSAAAGSTGSTVVQLGRIMGLKVIGIAGGPEKCAFLREELKADGVIDYRNEDVGARLDELAPEGIDIFYDNVGGPILDAVLARIAHHARIVVCGAISQYNTRDTYGPKRYLNLILRRARMEGFIVTDFAAEFDKVQRRLARWIADGRLVYREDVMEGFENAPRAFLRLFTGENRGKQILKV; from the coding sequence ATGGCCGAGAAGGCGCAGGTCTGGGTGATCGCGAAGCGGCCGGGCGGCGGGCCCGTGGGCGAGGAGCATTTCCGCCTCGAGGAGCGCGAGGTGGGCGAGCCGGGCCCGGGCGAGGTGAAGGTCCGCGTGCGCTGGCTCGGCTTCGATCCGGCCCAGCGCTCGTGGATGGACAATCTCGCCGACTATGTCGCGCCCACCGAGGTCGGCGGCGTGATGCCGGGCAACGCGGTCGCCGAAGTCGTCTCGAGCGGTGATCCGCGTTTTGCGCCCGGCGATCTCGTCGTCGGCCTCATCGGCTGGCAGACGCTGGCGGTGGTGCCGGCGCGAATCCTGCGCAAGATCCCGGACGGCGTGCCGCCGACGGCAACCCTCGGCATTCTCGGGATCACGGGGCTGACCGCCTATTTCGGCCTGATGCGCATCGGCCGGCCGGCCGCCGGCGAGACGCTGGTGGTCTCGGCGGCCGCCGGATCGACGGGCTCGACCGTCGTCCAGCTCGGCCGGATCATGGGGCTCAAGGTCATCGGCATCGCCGGCGGGCCCGAGAAATGCGCCTTCCTGCGCGAGGAGCTGAAGGCCGACGGCGTCATCGACTACAGGAACGAGGACGTGGGCGCCCGCCTCGACGAGCTCGCGCCCGAAGGCATCGACATCTTCTATGACAATGTCGGCGGCCCGATCCTGGACGCGGTGCTGGCACGCATCGCCCATCACGCCCGCATCGTCGTCTGCGGCGCGATCTCGCAGTACAACACCCGCGACACCTACGGACCGAAGCGCTACCTCAACCTCATCCTGCGCCGGGCGCGCATGGAGGGCTTCATCGTCACGGATTTCGCCGCCGAGTTCGACAAGGTCCAGCGCCGGCTCGCCCGCTGGATCGCCGACGGCCGCCTCGTCTACCGCGAGGACGTGATGGAGGGCTTCGAGAACGCACCACGGGCCTTCCTGCGCCTGTTCACGGGCGAAAACCGCGGCAAGCAGATCCTCAAGGTCTGA
- the glsF gene encoding FMN-binding glutamate synthase family protein: MAGMAMAPQWLLDSLLFLAALFIFIVGLGALALVVLFVIDITQTKHAIRRNYPVIGRMRYLLEHLGTFLRQYMFAMDWEEQPFNRAQRSYVYQAAKKLPTTRPFGSTRNIRVAGSVLFVNGAYPTLDRDAVEPSAITFGADSARRPYETRALVNASAMSYGALSRPAVQALARGCAKAGVWINTGEGGLAPYHLEGGGPVVFQIGTAKYGVRTRDGRLDPELLKKVAAHEQVRMIELKLSQGAKPGKGGILPAAKVTEEIARIRGIEPHSDSISPNRHPEIENADDLIDMINRIRDISGLPTGFKCVIGDYAWLIEVLERITKRGPELAPDFITIDSCDGGTGAAPASLLDYVGLPIQETLPRVVDLVAGHGLKSRIRILASGKMITPADVAWALCAGADSVNIARGLMFALGCIQAMKCHTNRCPTGVTTHDPRLQRGLVVADKAERVANYIRHLEHEVGVIAHSCGVKEPRELTRRHVRIVCPDTRTIGLDELYPDVEPGAFLSVPPDELKRRAACAPRPLAALTGGAGG, encoded by the coding sequence ATGGCCGGCATGGCGATGGCGCCGCAGTGGCTGCTCGACAGCCTGCTGTTTCTGGCGGCGCTCTTCATCTTCATCGTGGGGCTCGGGGCGCTCGCCCTCGTCGTCCTCTTCGTCATCGACATCACGCAGACGAAGCACGCGATCCGGCGCAACTACCCCGTCATCGGCCGGATGCGCTATCTGCTCGAGCATCTCGGCACCTTCCTGCGCCAGTACATGTTCGCCATGGACTGGGAGGAGCAGCCCTTCAACCGCGCCCAGCGCTCCTACGTCTACCAGGCGGCCAAGAAGCTGCCCACCACGCGACCCTTCGGCTCCACCCGCAACATCCGCGTGGCCGGCAGCGTGCTCTTCGTCAACGGCGCCTATCCGACGCTGGACCGGGATGCGGTGGAGCCGAGCGCGATCACCTTCGGCGCGGACAGCGCCCGCCGGCCCTACGAGACCCGGGCGCTGGTCAACGCCTCGGCCATGAGCTACGGCGCGCTCTCGCGCCCGGCGGTGCAGGCGCTCGCACGCGGCTGCGCGAAGGCCGGGGTGTGGATCAACACCGGGGAGGGGGGGCTTGCGCCCTATCATCTCGAAGGCGGCGGCCCGGTCGTCTTCCAGATCGGCACCGCCAAATACGGCGTGCGCACCAGGGACGGCCGGCTCGATCCCGAGCTGCTGAAGAAGGTCGCCGCGCACGAGCAGGTGCGGATGATCGAGCTCAAGCTCAGCCAGGGCGCCAAGCCCGGCAAGGGCGGCATCCTGCCCGCCGCCAAGGTGACCGAGGAGATCGCGCGCATCCGCGGCATCGAGCCGCACAGCGACTCCATCAGTCCCAACCGCCATCCGGAGATCGAAAACGCCGACGACCTCATCGACATGATCAACCGCATCCGCGACATCTCGGGGCTGCCGACGGGCTTCAAATGCGTGATCGGCGACTACGCCTGGCTCATCGAGGTGCTCGAACGGATCACGAAGCGCGGGCCCGAGCTCGCGCCCGATTTCATCACCATCGATTCCTGCGACGGCGGCACCGGTGCCGCGCCGGCGAGCCTGCTCGACTACGTCGGCCTGCCGATCCAGGAGACGCTGCCGCGGGTCGTCGATCTCGTCGCCGGCCATGGTCTGAAGAGCCGCATCCGCATCCTCGCCTCCGGCAAGATGATCACGCCGGCCGACGTCGCCTGGGCGCTGTGCGCGGGGGCCGACAGCGTCAACATCGCCCGCGGCCTCATGTTCGCGCTGGGCTGCATCCAGGCGATGAAATGCCACACCAACCGCTGCCCCACCGGGGTGACGACCCACGACCCGCGGCTCCAGCGCGGCCTCGTGGTGGCCGACAAGGCCGAGCGGGTCGCCAACTACATCCGCCACCTCGAGCACGAGGTCGGCGTCATCGCCCATTCCTGCGGGGTGAAGGAGCCGCGGGAGCTGACGCGCCGGCATGTGCGCATCGTCTGCCCCGACACCCGCACCATCGGCCTCGACGAGCTCTATCCCGATGTGGAGCCGGGCGCCTTCCTGTCGGTGCCGCCCGACGAGCTGAAGCGCCGTGCGGCCTGCGCGCCGCGCCCGCTCGCCGCGCTCACCGGCGGCGCCGGAGGATGA
- a CDS encoding oligopeptidase B, with amino-acid sequence MRDTNGRMEAFAWAADLTPPRAARRPRRVSHHGLTLEDPYAWLRDPGYPKVADPEIRAHLEAENRYFAAVMAPLAGLRRVLVDEMRARIVEEDAGVPFRLGAFLYQWRYEAGCEHRRWYRAPLDRPQDWRLVLDEPALAEGAKAFRLGGFAASPCGRFLAWTMDRDGAERFTLVVRDLETGETVGEPIPETIGAPVFLETAEPMLAYVALNREWRPWRAMLHRLGRPAEEDAVLYEEPDPGFFVSLTKTASRRFLVVSSASHDTSEVRLVDTADPAAPARLVAPRRAGHEYAVDHDGRRLVIRSNRRQPDFDLYAARADAGEDAWEPLITGDEDRYILDFAVLRRHVAVVSRIAGEECLEILDGDGRCRPVRLDAVGASIDLAENFELDAPAVRIGVDSLARPARVYDVDPETREPRLLKEAPIAGPFDPDAYVEERMHARGHDGARIPVTLVRRRDGPRPGPLHLYGYGAYGIAMRPRFSSHRLSLLERGVTFAIAHVRGGDECGREWYEQARRFLRQNSFHDFIAAARHLVAAGFARTGAITISGGSAGGTLMGVAANWTPELWAGIVAHVPFVDVLNTMLDETLPLTPIEWPEWGDPLRSADAFRYIRSYSPYENVLEQAYPPIMVTAGINDPRVTYWEPAKWVARLRERRSDDRPVILKTEMEAGHAGRSGRYAKLDELAEEYAFILACHGLAGGPG; translated from the coding sequence ATGCGCGACACGAACGGACGAATGGAAGCTTTCGCCTGGGCGGCGGACCTGACGCCGCCGCGGGCCGCCCGCCGGCCGCGGCGCGTCAGCCATCACGGTCTCACGCTGGAGGACCCGTATGCCTGGCTGCGCGATCCGGGCTACCCCAAGGTCGCCGATCCCGAAATCCGGGCGCATCTCGAGGCCGAGAACCGCTATTTCGCCGCGGTGATGGCGCCGCTCGCCGGCCTCCGGCGCGTCCTCGTGGACGAGATGCGCGCGCGCATCGTCGAGGAGGATGCCGGCGTGCCCTTCCGCCTCGGCGCCTTCTTGTACCAGTGGCGCTATGAGGCGGGATGCGAGCACCGGCGCTGGTACCGCGCACCCCTCGACCGGCCGCAGGACTGGCGGCTCGTGCTCGACGAGCCGGCGCTGGCCGAAGGGGCGAAGGCCTTCCGGCTGGGCGGCTTTGCGGCGAGCCCCTGCGGGCGCTTTCTCGCCTGGACCATGGACCGGGACGGGGCCGAGCGCTTCACGCTGGTCGTCCGCGATCTGGAGACCGGCGAGACGGTCGGCGAGCCGATCCCGGAGACCATCGGTGCGCCCGTCTTCCTCGAGACGGCCGAGCCCATGCTCGCCTATGTCGCGCTCAACCGCGAATGGCGGCCCTGGCGGGCGATGCTGCACCGCCTCGGCCGGCCGGCGGAAGAAGACGCCGTGCTCTACGAGGAGCCGGACCCGGGCTTCTTCGTCTCGCTCACAAAGACCGCCTCGCGGCGCTTTCTCGTGGTCTCGTCGGCCAGCCATGACACGAGCGAAGTGCGCCTCGTCGATACCGCGGATCCGGCCGCACCGGCCCGTCTCGTCGCGCCGCGGCGGGCGGGTCATGAATACGCCGTGGACCACGACGGCCGCCGGCTCGTCATCCGCTCGAACCGCCGCCAGCCGGACTTCGACCTCTACGCCGCGCGCGCGGATGCGGGCGAGGACGCCTGGGAGCCGCTCATCACCGGCGACGAGGACCGCTACATCCTCGATTTTGCGGTTCTGCGCCGGCATGTCGCCGTGGTCTCGCGCATCGCCGGCGAAGAATGCCTCGAGATCCTGGACGGCGACGGGCGATGCCGGCCGGTGCGCCTCGATGCGGTGGGAGCCAGCATCGATCTCGCGGAAAATTTCGAGCTCGATGCCCCGGCGGTGCGCATCGGCGTCGATTCGCTGGCGCGCCCGGCGCGGGTGTACGACGTGGATCCGGAGACGCGCGAGCCCCGGCTCCTGAAGGAGGCGCCCATCGCCGGGCCCTTCGATCCCGACGCTTATGTGGAGGAGCGGATGCACGCCCGCGGCCACGACGGCGCGCGCATCCCGGTGACCCTCGTGCGGCGGCGGGATGGGCCGCGGCCGGGGCCGCTGCATCTTTACGGCTACGGCGCCTACGGCATCGCCATGCGGCCGCGGTTCTCGAGCCACCGTCTGTCGCTGCTCGAGCGCGGCGTGACCTTCGCCATCGCCCATGTCCGCGGCGGCGACGAATGCGGGCGCGAATGGTACGAACAGGCCCGCCGCTTCCTGCGCCAGAACAGCTTCCACGACTTCATCGCCGCGGCGCGCCACCTGGTCGCCGCGGGGTTTGCGCGCACGGGCGCCATCACGATCTCGGGCGGTTCCGCGGGCGGCACGCTGATGGGGGTCGCCGCCAACTGGACGCCGGAGCTGTGGGCAGGGATCGTCGCCCATGTGCCCTTCGTCGACGTGCTCAACACGATGCTGGACGAGACGCTGCCGCTCACCCCCATCGAATGGCCGGAATGGGGCGACCCGCTGCGCTCGGCGGACGCCTTCCGCTACATCCGCTCCTACAGCCCCTACGAGAACGTGTTGGAGCAGGCCTATCCGCCGATCATGGTCACCGCCGGGATCAACGATCCCCGCGTCACCTACTGGGAGCCCGCCAAATGGGTGGCGCGGCTGCGCGAGCGGCGCAGCGACGATCGTCCCGTGATCCTCAAGACCGAGATGGAGGCCGGGCACGCGGGCAGGTCCGGCCGCTATGCGAAGCTCGACGAGCTCGCCGAGGAATACGCCTTCATCCTCGCCTGCCACGGCCTTGCCGGCGGCCCCGGCTGA
- a CDS encoding aminopeptidase, whose product MSEEQRTRLDALRRLLAQRGLDGFILPLTDEHGSEYVPAYARRLEWLTGFTGSAGTAVVLTDGPAALFVDGRYTLQAAEEVPEELYEHCGVPADDPLDWIARKAKAGARIGFDSKLHPKSWYEKAARRLAARGITLVPLAADPVDALWEDQPARPAAPARPHPVTFAGEASADKRRRLGEAVADRGARLAVITALDSVAWLFNIRGEDVLHTPVVMAFALLHADGRADLFIAPEKVTEELRRHLGSEVTIHPYDGFFALLAGLRADAGPVLADPATHSVAVFEALEKAGVRVVEGEDPCVLPKACKNPVEIAGAQAAHLRDGAAVSAFLAWLDAAIAAGEEIDELTAAARLEAFRRQQDRFIDLSFDSIVGAGPNGAIVHYRVSERTNRRLEPGTLFLVDSGGQYLDGTTDITRTVPVGEAPEDARRHFTLVLKGHIALSRARFPEGTAGQQLDALARRPLWEAGLDYDHGTGHGVGSFLSVHEGPQRIAKTASMVALRPGMILSNEPGYYRAGAYGIRIENLVVVEEDEEGPDGRRFYRFRTLTRAPIDRRLIVVEMLEPEERRWLDQYHARVFEDLAPLVDERTRDWLRRMTRPIG is encoded by the coding sequence TTGAGCGAAGAGCAGCGCACGAGATTGGACGCCCTGCGCAGGCTGCTCGCGCAGCGGGGGCTTGACGGCTTCATCCTGCCGCTCACCGACGAGCACGGCAGCGAATACGTGCCGGCCTATGCGCGCCGGCTGGAATGGCTGACGGGATTCACCGGCTCGGCCGGCACCGCCGTGGTGCTGACCGACGGCCCGGCGGCGCTCTTCGTCGACGGCCGCTACACGCTCCAGGCGGCCGAGGAGGTGCCGGAGGAGCTCTATGAGCATTGCGGCGTGCCGGCGGACGATCCGCTGGACTGGATCGCGCGCAAGGCGAAGGCGGGTGCGCGCATCGGCTTCGACTCGAAGCTGCATCCGAAGAGCTGGTACGAGAAGGCCGCGCGCCGGCTCGCCGCAAGGGGGATCACGCTGGTGCCGCTTGCGGCCGATCCGGTCGATGCGCTCTGGGAGGACCAGCCCGCCCGCCCGGCCGCGCCGGCGCGCCCGCATCCCGTGACCTTCGCCGGCGAGGCGAGCGCCGACAAGCGCCGGCGCCTCGGCGAGGCGGTGGCGGACAGGGGCGCAAGGCTCGCCGTCATCACCGCCCTCGATTCGGTCGCCTGGCTCTTCAACATCCGCGGCGAGGACGTGCTGCACACCCCGGTCGTCATGGCCTTCGCCCTGCTTCACGCCGACGGCCGCGCCGATCTGTTCATCGCACCGGAGAAGGTGACCGAGGAGTTGCGCCGGCATCTCGGATCGGAGGTGACGATCCACCCCTATGACGGCTTCTTTGCGCTTCTGGCCGGGCTGCGGGCGGATGCCGGGCCGGTGCTCGCCGATCCCGCGACCCACAGCGTCGCCGTCTTCGAGGCCCTGGAGAAGGCCGGTGTGCGGGTGGTCGAGGGCGAGGACCCCTGCGTGCTGCCCAAGGCCTGCAAGAATCCGGTCGAGATCGCGGGCGCGCAGGCCGCGCATCTGAGAGACGGCGCGGCGGTGAGCGCCTTCCTCGCCTGGCTGGACGCGGCGATCGCCGCCGGCGAGGAGATCGACGAGCTCACGGCGGCCGCCCGGCTCGAGGCCTTCCGGCGCCAGCAGGACCGGTTCATCGACCTGTCCTTCGACAGCATCGTCGGCGCGGGGCCGAACGGCGCCATCGTCCACTACCGGGTGAGCGAGCGGACCAACCGGCGGCTCGAGCCGGGGACTCTGTTTCTCGTCGACTCGGGCGGCCAGTATCTCGACGGCACGACCGACATCACCCGCACGGTGCCGGTGGGCGAGGCGCCCGAGGACGCGCGCCGGCATTTCACGCTCGTGCTGAAGGGCCACATCGCGCTCTCCCGCGCCCGCTTTCCCGAAGGCACGGCGGGCCAGCAGCTCGATGCGCTGGCGCGCCGGCCGCTGTGGGAGGCCGGGCTCGACTATGACCATGGCACGGGCCACGGCGTGGGGTCGTTCCTGTCGGTCCACGAAGGCCCGCAGCGGATCGCCAAGACCGCGAGCATGGTGGCGCTGCGGCCGGGCATGATCCTCTCCAACGAGCCCGGCTATTACCGCGCCGGCGCCTACGGCATCCGGATCGAGAACCTCGTCGTCGTCGAGGAGGACGAGGAAGGCCCGGACGGCCGGCGCTTCTACCGCTTCCGGACCTTGACCCGCGCCCCCATCGATCGGCGATTGATCGTCGTCGAGATGCTGGAGCCGGAGGAGCGGCGCTGGCTCGACCAGTACCACGCCCGGGTCTTCGAGGATCTGGCGCCGCTGGTCGATGAGCGGACCCGCGACTGGCTCAGGCGGATGACGCGGCCGATCGGCTGA